The following are encoded together in the Planctobacterium marinum genome:
- a CDS encoding rod shape-determining protein — translation MFKKLRGMFSNDLSIDLGTANTLIYVKDRGIVLNEPSVVAIRQERAGGPKSVASVGAAAKRMLGRTPGNIKAIRPMKDGVIADFYVTEKMLQHFIKQVHDNNFLRPSPRVLVCVPCGSTQVERRAIRESALGAGAREVYLIDEPMAAAIGAGLPVSEATGSMVVDIGGGTTEVAIISLNGVVYSSSVRIGGDKFDEAIISYIRRNFGSLIGEATAERIKHEIGAAYPGEEVREIEVRGRNLAEGVPRGFTLNSNEILEALQEPLTGIVSAVMVALEQSPPELASDISERGMVLTGGGALLKDLDRLLMEETGIPVVIADDPLTCVARGGGKAFEMIDMHGGDLFTYE, via the coding sequence ATGTTTAAGAAACTCCGCGGAATGTTCTCCAACGACCTTTCCATCGACCTCGGTACTGCTAATACTCTGATCTATGTTAAAGATCGCGGGATAGTACTTAATGAACCCTCAGTAGTAGCGATTCGTCAAGAGCGCGCTGGCGGACCTAAAAGCGTTGCATCAGTGGGTGCTGCGGCGAAAAGAATGCTGGGCAGGACTCCGGGTAATATAAAAGCTATTCGCCCCATGAAAGACGGTGTTATTGCCGATTTTTATGTGACTGAAAAAATGTTGCAGCACTTCATAAAGCAAGTACACGATAACAATTTTTTAAGACCAAGCCCGCGGGTATTGGTGTGTGTTCCTTGTGGTTCCACCCAAGTAGAGCGCCGTGCCATCAGAGAATCTGCATTGGGCGCAGGCGCGCGAGAAGTGTATTTGATTGACGAACCCATGGCCGCCGCAATAGGTGCGGGTTTACCTGTTTCAGAAGCGACGGGTTCTATGGTAGTGGATATCGGAGGTGGTACCACAGAAGTGGCGATCATTTCTTTGAACGGTGTAGTTTACTCATCTTCGGTACGTATCGGTGGTGATAAATTTGACGAAGCTATTATTAGTTATATTCGTCGTAACTTTGGTTCACTGATCGGTGAAGCAACCGCAGAGCGAATCAAACACGAAATCGGTGCCGCCTATCCCGGTGAGGAAGTGCGCGAAATTGAAGTGCGTGGCCGTAATCTGGCAGAAGGTGTTCCCAGAGGCTTTACTCTTAATAGCAACGAAATTCTGGAAGCTTTACAAGAGCCACTAACGGGTATCGTATCTGCGGTAATGGTGGCACTTGAGCAATCACCACCAGAGTTGGCGTCTGATATCTCGGAGCGCGGTATGGTGCTAACCGGCGGTGGTGCGTTGTTAAAAGACCTCGACCGTCTGTTGATGGAAGAAACGGGAATTCCTGTCGTTATCGCTGATGATCCACTTACCTGCGTAGCACGCGGCGGTGGTAAAGCATTCGAAATGATCGATATGCACGGCGGTGACTTGTTCACCTATGAATAA
- a CDS encoding LamG domain-containing protein — protein MIRNKQIAVLLLSLWATSALASQCATVFQGVFTDAVASHESKGKIKFERDSMIGLFRDNVQYIPDGIIDVLDIDDKTDGTSCVNTGCVSSGSLADSFSLGDFQDSDGSNVTINKNSSGELPAGDYKNVVLKENAQIRFTTSNGIYRIKKLEMEKNSFATFSSGLYYIDDFTVKEGGQIVHGGGDTTVIHADNNINFERNAAINSWSSASKFFIYAEKDVHLKEGVNYKGFIYSDKHIEMERDSVVRGALNGDDIHIKDSAIVYYDETEVAYLTGCGQDDGPDPDEPLPDPIAHWPLDLCPVNGNTIAVPDAVGSVDGVTIGGASSDSEAQYCQGVSFDGVSGHVNIPHDNSFALEEGSLSFWFKTSNANYPGDAGGRGQAILSKDSRGRDDGGSLTFWIYEPGDTRIRARYQSEDYSYNMFSTTQVVNDTWYHVTYTWGGEGMQLYVNGTLEDSRSETYGIEDNPEPIILGASAHRSGNNSSDPDDLYDHFVGSMDDVRLFDAQLSQSQVDELVGLSAYSCEECENPEPEPDPVLVGHWKNNLCSLTGAADEVIDSVSSNHGQALDGTSIEDDGKFCQSLKFNGVDAHVNIPNAEEFDLDSGTLSFWFKAEDLSHSSDSGQGGQGLFSKDSSGWDSGGHHLTIWLQSSGQIRARHQTTDSSDDKNLYTDTGAISENTWYHLVYSWGSYGMKMYLNGTLVDSNVDNRGWSGNPEPITLGANAWVTENNGSSSQYLKDKFLGEMDDLRVYEGQLDDNAVSELYAEENADSCEECVDPEPVLVGHWKNNVCSINGTEGEVVDAVAGNHGQSVDGADIDNDGKFCQALEFDGEDANVLIPHAETFELASGSLSFWFKAEDLSHSKDLGQGGQGLFSKDSSGWDAGGDHLTIWLNSNGSIRARHQIYNNSSQDKNVYAASGSVTANQWYHLVYTWGNEGMHMYLNGAEVDSDSSTRGLAGNPEPIILGANAWVTENYGSSSEYLKDKFKGQIDDLRMYDGQLDGDDVSELYVLENPDSCEECEAPDPVLVAHYGGDVCTLNGDGGSYVDIENGYNGIYMDGVTTAAGKFCNAVGFAGIDEHINIPHRDAFAIEQGAISLWINVPELDYANIDDSIHAGQAIFSKDSQGTDNGGQHLTMFVKSDGAIRVRHQTSGENEIVSAANVIQEGQWHHILYSWGDSGKRLYIDGQLRDSDSGASQGIATNPEPIILGANASTTGNGVSEPSKLDNWYKGSIDDLRIYGDAQPDDEFVTALYEQDYACAACDTTLAHYKFEGASNVALNDENGAFNGTDYISNGTDLSFLHGNGGSLLGSCQVVSIPRNDSGSAQNAVDTGINPKNDIGAKGTISFWYQANESWVNGRARQLFDASNSAIYFYGTITNDGKILFGMEDQADRDARIYTAYAVNYPVGTWVHLAFTWDLDAREMKIYVNGVVQSTTGGVPSDMSNVLGNMNSLFIGDNRHTTYFPEATGNSADGQFDDVRVYRLVQGSANILQDMAELSPCAISVHHYQIEYESPASICSDTEITVKACQDETCSLLVPGTQLVALQYESDGQYRIIDSSLTLVNGVAVVDNWTRNNVEVGRLMIASASPAASNGYSCSQSNCEISFDYILDIIFRDESGDSDAIPAQIAQQTFSTGSNAVIVKSPDTCPALENPVALEVAVECINPATCSGNTFEISSGGTTLSLSPSDSGEALNYTTVSNMFNGVEMQLNDLKFNDVGEIKLHVRAAGVSAEQQFTVKPAWLELSSNIGDTHVAGEDFEFNVTAYGAEGDVVPNYVPGELAFSMERYTPEEVAENRANLTITNPNDNQDIINILDDGILTQFGNNVFTSAQPIFSNGVSSSLVASMDEVGQFAIDVRDNDYLDTGVINSLLVKNGNTQLSDYVFTRFIPGYLALETTFDYAPYCGSFTYRGDVIPSYDEINDTTPHILQFTAKNAKNAVTTYYDAVSGGSFRFDADNQFASRQYSTDDNSVSSSLGNVEFDIGDMSDGTFSFMMRNDNILFNKVSSPTLPVSTGADEGNTNIQFLLSADALKDLDGVGVKNLYVDAGWAELTVDAVMQGIEIREGRFRVVNAVSTETSLEVIFEAQYYAPVEESDAGTWKTNALDSCSSFSADQIKILNVSNGISGTPSITGSGTLDAGLGDGVSAMTLSVTFADDENPTGAVFLGYDIEDEFDFMEYQWCDAESYDSNMETLACTNPAAEFVFGLVRGNDRVIHWREVL, from the coding sequence ATGATTCGTAACAAGCAAATAGCCGTTCTTTTACTGTCGCTGTGGGCTACTTCTGCGCTGGCAAGCCAATGTGCTACCGTGTTTCAAGGTGTTTTTACCGATGCCGTAGCCAGCCATGAATCCAAAGGGAAAATCAAGTTTGAGCGGGACTCCATGATTGGTTTGTTCCGGGATAATGTGCAATACATACCGGATGGCATCATCGATGTGTTAGATATCGATGATAAAACCGATGGTACCAGCTGTGTTAATACCGGATGTGTTTCCTCGGGAAGTTTGGCCGATAGCTTCAGTTTGGGTGATTTTCAGGACAGTGACGGTAGCAACGTCACCATCAATAAGAATAGTTCCGGTGAGCTTCCGGCAGGGGATTACAAAAACGTAGTTCTTAAAGAAAACGCCCAGATAAGATTTACCACTTCCAATGGTATTTATCGCATTAAAAAGCTGGAGATGGAAAAGAACAGTTTTGCTACCTTTTCCAGCGGTCTCTATTACATTGACGACTTTACCGTAAAGGAAGGTGGGCAAATTGTACACGGCGGTGGCGATACTACCGTTATCCATGCGGATAATAACATCAATTTCGAGCGCAATGCTGCTATCAATTCCTGGTCTTCTGCCAGCAAATTTTTTATCTACGCTGAAAAAGACGTACACCTCAAAGAAGGGGTGAATTACAAAGGCTTTATCTACTCCGACAAGCACATAGAAATGGAGCGTGATTCCGTTGTTCGCGGCGCGCTGAATGGTGACGACATCCATATTAAGGACAGTGCCATTGTGTACTACGACGAGACGGAAGTCGCCTATTTGACAGGATGTGGCCAGGATGATGGACCAGACCCGGATGAACCCTTACCGGACCCCATTGCCCACTGGCCCTTAGATCTTTGCCCGGTTAATGGCAATACCATTGCTGTTCCCGATGCTGTGGGCAGTGTCGATGGCGTAACTATTGGTGGTGCAAGCAGCGACAGCGAAGCGCAATATTGTCAGGGAGTGAGCTTTGATGGTGTTTCCGGTCATGTGAACATACCTCATGACAATAGCTTTGCTCTTGAAGAAGGCAGTTTGTCTTTCTGGTTTAAAACATCAAATGCCAATTATCCCGGAGATGCTGGTGGACGGGGTCAGGCGATATTGTCTAAAGACTCTCGTGGTCGCGATGATGGCGGTAGCCTCACATTTTGGATCTACGAGCCGGGCGACACCCGCATAAGAGCTCGCTATCAATCTGAAGATTATAGCTACAATATGTTCTCCACTACTCAGGTAGTGAACGATACTTGGTATCACGTTACTTACACTTGGGGTGGCGAGGGCATGCAGTTGTATGTCAATGGCACACTGGAAGACTCTCGGTCGGAAACCTACGGCATAGAGGACAACCCAGAACCCATTATATTAGGAGCCAGTGCGCACCGCTCCGGCAACAATAGCTCGGATCCCGATGACCTTTACGATCATTTTGTCGGTAGCATGGATGATGTACGTTTATTTGATGCGCAGCTCAGTCAAAGCCAGGTGGACGAATTGGTCGGATTATCTGCCTATAGCTGTGAAGAATGTGAAAACCCTGAGCCGGAGCCTGATCCGGTTTTAGTAGGGCACTGGAAAAACAACCTCTGTTCTTTAACAGGCGCTGCGGATGAAGTGATCGATTCGGTTAGCAGCAATCACGGTCAGGCGCTGGATGGTACCAGCATCGAAGACGACGGAAAGTTCTGCCAGAGCTTGAAGTTTAATGGCGTGGATGCTCATGTGAATATTCCCAACGCTGAAGAGTTTGATCTGGACTCGGGAACACTGTCTTTTTGGTTTAAAGCTGAAGACTTATCTCACAGCAGTGATTCTGGCCAAGGTGGTCAGGGCTTGTTTTCTAAAGATTCCAGTGGCTGGGATAGCGGCGGACATCACCTGACTATCTGGCTGCAGAGCAGCGGCCAAATTCGGGCAAGACACCAGACAACGGATTCCAGTGACGATAAAAATCTTTATACCGATACCGGGGCGATAAGCGAAAACACCTGGTATCACCTGGTTTACAGCTGGGGTAGTTATGGTATGAAGATGTACCTCAATGGCACGTTAGTGGATAGCAATGTTGACAATCGCGGCTGGTCGGGAAATCCTGAACCTATTACCTTGGGCGCCAATGCCTGGGTCACCGAAAACAACGGTTCCAGCAGCCAATACTTGAAAGATAAATTCCTGGGTGAGATGGACGATTTACGCGTTTACGAGGGGCAGTTGGATGACAATGCTGTTTCTGAACTTTACGCTGAAGAGAACGCCGACAGCTGTGAAGAGTGTGTTGATCCTGAACCTGTTCTGGTGGGACATTGGAAAAATAATGTCTGTAGCATAAATGGCACTGAAGGCGAGGTGGTTGACGCCGTTGCTGGAAATCATGGTCAATCGGTGGATGGAGCAGATATCGATAACGACGGCAAATTCTGTCAAGCATTAGAGTTTGACGGTGAAGATGCCAATGTATTGATCCCTCATGCAGAAACCTTTGAGCTGGCGAGTGGCTCTCTCTCTTTTTGGTTTAAAGCCGAAGATTTAAGTCACAGTAAAGATCTTGGTCAGGGTGGTCAGGGCCTGTTCTCCAAAGATTCTAGTGGTTGGGATGCCGGTGGTGATCATCTGACAATCTGGCTAAACAGCAATGGTTCCATTCGCGCTCGACATCAGATTTACAACAACAGTTCCCAAGACAAAAATGTCTACGCCGCTTCTGGTTCTGTTACGGCCAATCAGTGGTACCACCTGGTTTACACTTGGGGCAACGAAGGCATGCACATGTATTTGAATGGTGCAGAGGTAGACAGCGATTCCAGTACCCGTGGTTTAGCGGGGAACCCGGAGCCCATCATATTGGGTGCAAACGCTTGGGTTACAGAAAACTATGGCTCCTCCAGTGAGTATCTTAAAGACAAGTTTAAGGGGCAAATTGATGATCTGCGCATGTATGATGGTCAGTTAGATGGTGATGATGTCAGCGAACTGTATGTACTGGAAAATCCTGATTCCTGTGAGGAATGTGAAGCACCTGATCCGGTATTGGTTGCCCACTATGGTGGCGATGTCTGTACCCTAAATGGTGATGGCGGCAGTTATGTGGATATCGAAAATGGCTACAACGGTATTTACATGGACGGGGTTACAACTGCAGCGGGTAAATTCTGTAATGCCGTGGGATTTGCAGGTATTGATGAGCATATCAATATTCCTCACAGAGACGCATTTGCGATTGAGCAAGGGGCTATCTCTCTTTGGATAAATGTACCAGAACTGGATTACGCCAATATCGACGACAGTATTCACGCGGGACAAGCCATCTTCTCCAAAGATTCGCAAGGAACTGATAATGGCGGTCAACACCTTACTATGTTTGTTAAATCCGACGGTGCCATTCGAGTCAGACATCAAACCAGTGGTGAAAATGAAATTGTTTCAGCGGCTAATGTTATTCAAGAAGGTCAATGGCACCACATTTTGTATTCTTGGGGGGATAGCGGTAAGCGGTTGTATATCGATGGTCAGTTACGAGATAGCGACAGCGGCGCGTCGCAAGGCATCGCCACTAACCCCGAACCTATTATTTTAGGGGCTAATGCTTCCACCACCGGCAATGGGGTGTCAGAGCCGTCGAAATTAGATAACTGGTACAAAGGTAGTATTGATGATCTGCGCATCTACGGTGATGCGCAACCTGATGATGAATTTGTAACAGCTTTGTATGAGCAAGACTATGCCTGCGCCGCTTGTGATACGACTTTGGCACATTATAAATTTGAAGGTGCTAGCAATGTTGCGTTGAACGACGAAAATGGCGCTTTCAATGGCACGGATTACATTAGCAATGGCACTGATCTGAGCTTTCTGCACGGTAATGGTGGAAGTTTACTGGGTTCCTGTCAGGTGGTTTCTATCCCGAGAAACGACAGCGGTTCAGCGCAAAATGCAGTTGATACCGGCATTAACCCCAAAAATGATATAGGGGCAAAAGGTACGATATCCTTCTGGTATCAGGCCAATGAATCTTGGGTTAATGGTCGTGCCAGACAGTTGTTTGATGCGTCTAACTCAGCCATTTATTTTTACGGCACCATTACCAACGACGGCAAGATCTTATTTGGTATGGAAGACCAGGCCGACCGAGATGCCAGGATATATACTGCTTACGCCGTAAACTATCCGGTAGGCACTTGGGTGCATCTGGCATTCACATGGGATTTGGACGCCCGTGAAATGAAGATTTACGTCAATGGTGTTGTGCAATCCACAACAGGTGGCGTGCCCTCAGATATGAGCAACGTGCTGGGTAATATGAATTCACTGTTCATCGGTGACAATCGCCACACCACTTATTTCCCCGAAGCTACTGGCAATTCAGCGGACGGGCAGTTTGATGATGTTCGTGTCTATCGACTGGTGCAAGGTTCAGCCAACATCTTACAAGACATGGCCGAGTTATCGCCGTGTGCGATTTCGGTACATCACTATCAGATTGAGTACGAGAGTCCTGCTTCCATTTGTTCTGATACGGAAATTACCGTAAAAGCATGTCAGGATGAGACCTGCAGCCTATTGGTACCCGGTACCCAGCTCGTTGCTTTACAGTATGAGTCGGATGGTCAATATAGAATAATAGATAGCTCGTTAACTTTGGTAAACGGTGTCGCCGTTGTAGATAACTGGACGCGTAATAACGTTGAAGTTGGACGTCTCATGATAGCTTCTGCCTCTCCTGCTGCAAGCAATGGCTATAGCTGCTCACAATCAAATTGTGAAATTAGTTTTGATTACATCCTTGATATCATTTTCCGCGATGAAAGCGGTGACTCAGATGCCATTCCTGCACAAATAGCTCAACAAACTTTCTCTACGGGCAGCAACGCAGTTATTGTCAAATCGCCTGATACATGCCCGGCTCTGGAAAATCCCGTTGCGCTAGAAGTCGCGGTGGAATGCATCAACCCAGCTACCTGTTCAGGCAATACATTTGAAATTAGCAGTGGTGGCACGACTCTGTCGTTAAGTCCCAGTGATAGTGGAGAGGCGCTAAATTACACCACCGTGTCCAATATGTTCAATGGCGTTGAAATGCAACTCAATGATTTGAAGTTTAATGATGTGGGCGAAATCAAATTACACGTCAGGGCTGCAGGTGTTTCAGCGGAACAGCAGTTTACGGTCAAACCCGCATGGCTTGAGCTTAGTAGCAATATCGGAGACACCCATGTTGCCGGTGAAGACTTTGAATTCAATGTTACTGCTTATGGTGCTGAAGGTGATGTAGTACCTAACTACGTTCCCGGTGAGTTGGCGTTTTCCATGGAACGTTACACGCCAGAAGAGGTAGCGGAAAATCGTGCCAACCTCACCATCACTAACCCGAATGATAATCAAGATATTATCAACATTCTGGATGATGGTATTCTCACTCAGTTTGGCAATAATGTTTTTACTTCTGCGCAGCCTATATTTTCAAACGGTGTATCTTCATCTTTAGTAGCTAGTATGGACGAGGTTGGTCAGTTTGCGATTGATGTCAGAGATAACGATTATTTGGATACTGGCGTGATCAATAGCCTGTTAGTGAAAAATGGCAATACACAATTAAGTGACTATGTCTTTACCAGGTTCATTCCCGGCTACCTCGCACTGGAAACTACCTTTGATTATGCACCCTATTGCGGTAGCTTCACCTATCGAGGGGATGTAATCCCATCTTATGATGAGATTAATGATACCACGCCGCATATACTGCAATTCACTGCGAAAAACGCTAAAAATGCGGTAACCACCTACTATGATGCGGTTTCCGGAGGTTCGTTCAGATTTGATGCTGACAATCAGTTCGCATCAAGACAGTACAGCACTGATGATAACAGCGTAAGTAGCTCTTTGGGTAATGTAGAGTTTGATATAGGTGATATGTCTGACGGTACCTTCAGCTTTATGATGAGAAACGACAACATCCTGTTTAATAAAGTCAGTAGCCCAACATTACCGGTTAGCACTGGAGCCGACGAAGGTAATACCAATATTCAGTTCTTGCTATCTGCCGATGCATTGAAAGATCTGGATGGCGTTGGCGTGAAAAACTTGTATGTTGATGCCGGTTGGGCTGAGTTAACAGTCGATGCTGTCATGCAGGGGATCGAAATTCGTGAAGGGCGTTTCAGGGTGGTGAATGCGGTTTCCACAGAAACATCTTTAGAAGTGATCTTCGAAGCACAGTATTATGCTCCGGTTGAGGAAAGCGACGCTGGTACCTGGAAAACTAATGCATTGGATAGTTGTAGTAGCTTTAGCGCAGACCAGATCAAAATATTAAATGTTAGCAATGGTATTTCCGGTACGCCCTCCATTACTGGTAGCGGCACCTTAGATGCTGGATTAGGTGATGGAGTGTCAGCTATGACTCTGTCGGTTACCTTCGCTGATGATGAAAATCCGACAGGAGCGGTATTCCTTGGCTATGACATTGAGGACGAGTTCGACTTTATGGAGTATCAGTGGTGTGATGCTGAGAGCTATGACAGCAACATGGAAACTTTAGCCTGTACCAATCCTGCAGCTGAATTTGTGTTTGGCTTAGTTCGCGGTAATGACAGAGTTATTCACTGGCGAGAAGTTTTATAA
- a CDS encoding type II secretory pathway protein translates to MKFICKTRPDFSSPKQQSGNMLMMSIFAIVVLAFLGMSMAQLLATSSSSIVYEVYGLRALNAARSGLDQKVLDVFSEQTSDASRCDADGSDSDLWVQQDFSNIPGMENCKVIALCTVTEVDDTNYYRFESQGMCELEGEGIVVSRTLAIDGRDVQS, encoded by the coding sequence ATGAAATTCATATGCAAAACTCGCCCTGATTTCAGCAGCCCGAAGCAACAATCGGGCAATATGCTGATGATGAGTATTTTCGCCATTGTGGTTTTGGCGTTTTTAGGCATGTCTATGGCGCAATTATTGGCCACCAGTTCCTCCAGTATTGTTTACGAAGTGTATGGCCTGCGTGCATTGAATGCTGCACGTAGCGGCCTGGATCAAAAAGTGTTGGATGTATTCTCTGAACAAACCAGTGATGCCAGCCGTTGTGATGCCGACGGCTCCGATTCGGATTTATGGGTGCAGCAGGACTTTTCCAATATTCCGGGCATGGAAAACTGCAAGGTGATAGCGCTATGTACTGTTACTGAAGTGGACGATACTAACTATTATCGCTTTGAAAGCCAGGGTATGTGTGAGTTGGAGGGCGAAGGTATCGTAGTTAGCCGTACACTCGCCATTGACGGTCGGGATGTACAGTCATGA
- a CDS encoding PilW family protein gives MNELNNARPQAYISKRHSGFTLVEMVAVIVILGIVSLGVTNFIGNSTQMYVDTAERDDILSRSRYTVERLNRAIRYALPNSIRVAANQPPGQDVNAHCMEYFPIEWSTFYLSIATGADDPITTIEGPDMVSALNSANSGYDDTDEQDHYVVIYPTDPDQVYVSEAELTDDDGRIVRVQDVRDSSRDGLKEVEFQDEISFDEESTVERFYIVSDPISYCLVLESGSYNLYMLTDYGILEDQVADIDVLEITHGASKVLMAEDLTNDISEITNGQLNNNRPFDEAPFRVEDSRLQRNSIVHTLLMFERNDEVVVFNNEIHMQNSP, from the coding sequence ATGAATGAACTAAACAACGCCCGACCACAAGCCTACATTTCAAAACGCCATTCTGGTTTCACGCTCGTTGAGATGGTAGCGGTAATAGTGATTTTAGGGATTGTATCACTGGGGGTGACCAACTTTATCGGCAACAGCACTCAAATGTACGTGGATACTGCTGAGCGTGACGATATTCTCTCTCGTAGCCGCTATACGGTTGAGCGTTTAAACCGTGCTATTCGCTACGCACTGCCCAACAGTATTCGCGTTGCCGCTAATCAGCCTCCAGGGCAAGATGTAAACGCCCATTGTATGGAGTACTTTCCCATTGAGTGGAGTACCTTTTACCTGTCTATTGCCACTGGTGCCGACGACCCTATCACTACCATTGAAGGGCCAGATATGGTGAGCGCATTGAATAGTGCTAATTCTGGTTACGATGACACTGACGAACAAGACCACTATGTAGTGATCTATCCCACCGATCCCGACCAGGTTTACGTTAGCGAAGCGGAGCTAACTGATGACGATGGTCGAATAGTTCGGGTGCAGGATGTCAGAGACTCCTCAAGAGATGGCTTAAAAGAAGTGGAATTTCAGGATGAGATCAGCTTTGATGAAGAGTCCACCGTAGAACGTTTTTACATTGTTAGCGACCCCATCAGCTATTGCCTGGTGCTGGAGAGTGGCAGTTACAATCTATACATGTTGACTGATTACGGCATCCTGGAAGACCAGGTCGCTGATATTGATGTGTTAGAGATAACCCATGGCGCCAGCAAAGTCCTGATGGCAGAAGATCTCACCAACGATATCAGTGAGATCACCAACGGCCAGCTTAATAACAACCGTCCGTTTGATGAAGCTCCTTTCCGCGTAGAAGATTCCCGTCTGCAACGCAATTCTATCGTTCACACACTCTTGATGTTTGAGCGCAATGACGAAGTGGTAGTGTTTAATAATGAAATTCATATGCAAAACTCGCCCTGA
- a CDS encoding type IV pilus modification PilV family protein: MPASSKSLQSGFSLIELVIGITTFAIALTIVTGVVAPLINRSVEPIYQVRATELAQSMLNEILGKYYDDESDRNGGRIRCDEDLNDDGQLRKQDGEMACSAVMGPEQGENSRKDFDDVDDYNGYYEDDILQNSLGLDMEIDGEELYSEFAVGVTVFYDSDMDAIANSVEIPAQEATGNIKFIQVTVTTPDGEDMVFSSFKHNY; this comes from the coding sequence ATGCCTGCTAGCAGTAAAAGTTTACAATCTGGTTTTTCTCTTATCGAGCTGGTTATCGGTATCACCACCTTTGCCATCGCTTTAACTATCGTCACCGGAGTGGTGGCACCACTTATTAATCGCAGCGTAGAGCCCATCTATCAGGTACGTGCCACCGAGCTGGCGCAATCCATGTTAAATGAAATTCTCGGTAAATATTACGATGATGAGTCGGACCGCAATGGTGGTCGTATTCGCTGCGATGAGGATCTCAACGATGATGGACAGTTGCGCAAGCAAGATGGGGAGATGGCTTGTTCTGCTGTTATGGGGCCAGAGCAGGGCGAAAATAGCCGTAAAGATTTTGACGATGTTGATGACTATAATGGTTATTACGAAGACGATATTTTGCAGAACTCGCTTGGTCTGGATATGGAAATCGATGGTGAGGAACTCTATTCCGAATTTGCGGTAGGAGTTACTGTTTTCTATGATAGCGACATGGACGCCATTGCCAACAGTGTAGAAATTCCAGCGCAGGAAGCCACCGGCAATATCAAATTTATTCAGGTGACTGTAACCACGCCTGATGGCGAGGACATGGTGTTCTCCTCTTTTAAGCATAATTATTGA
- a CDS encoding prepilin-type N-terminal cleavage/methylation domain-containing protein, with the protein MISRSAISIRKDEGYTLVELVLVVILVAMLAVYALPRIFDTSEIAATVYQNRAISILRNMQTRAMQDTRNDGYCYKVYFDTTNEEFGIPSNDYSVTNDQNLIDATCADSIDKSDSAQFFYVPSSALLEDDINLESNANDGTDISSITFDTLGRANQNDSSCDGNSSNGYDGCRIAFIGDSTAYVCVESEGYIYAC; encoded by the coding sequence TTGATTAGCCGCAGTGCAATATCAATAAGAAAAGACGAGGGTTATACCCTCGTCGAGCTCGTTCTGGTGGTTATATTGGTGGCCATGTTGGCGGTGTATGCCTTGCCGCGAATATTCGACACTTCAGAGATAGCTGCTACGGTATACCAAAATCGCGCTATTTCCATTTTGCGCAATATGCAAACCCGCGCCATGCAAGATACTCGCAACGATGGCTATTGTTATAAAGTCTATTTTGATACCACTAACGAAGAATTTGGTATTCCTTCCAACGATTATTCCGTTACCAATGACCAAAATCTGATCGACGCTACTTGCGCTGATAGCATTGATAAGAGTGATAGTGCCCAGTTTTTCTATGTGCCTTCTAGCGCCCTGCTGGAAGATGACATCAACCTCGAATCCAATGCCAATGATGGAACTGATATTTCCTCAATTACATTTGACACATTGGGCAGAGCCAATCAAAATGATTCATCATGTGATGGAAATTCGTCCAACGGTTACGATGGCTGTCGCATAGCGTTCATCGGAGACTCAACAGCCTATGTGTGTGTTGAGTCAGAAGGGTATATTTATGCCTGCTAG
- a CDS encoding prepilin-type N-terminal cleavage/methylation domain-containing protein codes for MKQQKGFTLIELIIVIIILGILAVTAAPKFLDISEDANEATITGVQGALQAATQLVRSKGRIDGVNSSQEYNNDADDQSIFIDGSEIFLDEGVAAPFASNVISMLDINAGTRTATTDVLTGFDFVAVMDATAAEDATEVRIYPVSEVGTSIDGTLDATALCYVSYFYDASGASSAPSISLPSSFSCS; via the coding sequence ATGAAACAACAAAAGGGTTTTACCCTGATTGAGTTAATTATTGTAATTATTATCTTAGGTATTTTGGCGGTAACCGCGGCGCCTAAGTTTTTGGATATCAGTGAAGATGCTAACGAAGCCACCATTACCGGCGTACAAGGCGCTCTCCAGGCAGCGACTCAGCTGGTGCGCTCCAAAGGGCGTATTGATGGGGTAAACAGCTCGCAAGAATACAACAATGACGCTGACGATCAGTCTATCTTTATTGACGGCTCTGAAATATTCCTTGATGAAGGTGTTGCTGCACCCTTCGCATCCAATGTTATCAGTATGCTGGATATCAATGCAGGTACTCGTACTGCGACAACTGACGTTTTGACAGGCTTTGATTTTGTGGCTGTGATGGATGCGACTGCAGCGGAAGATGCCACTGAAGTAAGAATTTACCCAGTTAGCGAGGTAGGTACTTCTATCGATGGAACATTGGACGCAACTGCATTGTGTTATGTCAGTTATTTTTATGATGCATCCGGTGCTTCAAGTGCGCCCTCAATTTCTTTGCCATCTAGCTTTAGCTGCTCATAA